One genomic window of Rhinolophus ferrumequinum isolate MPI-CBG mRhiFer1 chromosome 23, mRhiFer1_v1.p, whole genome shotgun sequence includes the following:
- the UBOX5 gene encoding RING finger protein 37 isoform X4 produces MYTSASSSRGSWTTPEGRTPGPAEPSIPDREAFTLVGKVFLKNQSQVVFNHRGFKARPPFGPMEATLPSPAVVAQELWNKGALSLNHVAHLKICITHVTGSGIPCIKRLEVWGQPARTCSQEVIDSVLLVAAESLPQDLAAQAPALPMESDCDPGSQQAPSSLQELAEVIRDVPEEFLDPITLEIMPRPMLLPSGKVIDQSTLEKCNHSEATWGRVPSDPFTGVAFTPHSQPLPHPSLKARIDHFLLQHSIPGCHLLGRAQTALAVTPSSIALPSRKRKMEQAEHVPDSSLGVNASCFSTTSLLVTPTTSEHTAKKMKAAGELGLAHMDCSTGPVSHEQKLSQSLEIALTSTLGSMPSFTARLTRGQLQHLGTRASGTSWRPGTGSEQPGSVLGPECASCKRVFSPYFKKEPIYQLPCGHLLCRPCLGEKQRSLPMTCTACQQPVASQDVLRVHF; encoded by the exons ATGTACACGTCTGCCTCATCCAGCAGAGGTTCTTGGACTACCCCCGAGGGTCGGACTCCGGGCCCAGCCGAGCCCTCCATCCCGGACAGGGAGGCGTTCACCTTGGTCGGCAAAGTCTTTTTGAAAAACCAGAGCCAAGTGGTGTTTAACCACAGGGGGTTCAAGGCCAGGCCACCTTTTGGCCCAATGGAAGCCACACTCCCTTCCCCTGCTGTTGTGGCCCAGGAGCTCTGGAATAAAGGGGCTCTTTCCCTCAACCACGTGGCCCATCTCAAGATCTGTATCACCCACGTGACAGGCAGCGGTATCCCTTGCATCAAGCGGTTAGAAGTGTGGGGTCAGCCAGCCAGAACCTGCTCGCAGGAGGTAATAGACAGCGTCCTGCTGGTCGCCGCAGAGAGCCTCCCTCAGGACTTGGCTGCACAGGCCCCGGCCTTGCCCATGGAGAGTGACTGTGACCCTGGGAGCCAGCAGGCGCCCTCCAGCCTGCAGGAGCTGGCGGAAGTGATCCGGGACGTGCCTGAGGAGTTCCTGGATCCCATCACCCTGGAGATCATGCCTCGCCCCATGCTGCTGCCCTCAGGCAAGGTCATTGACCAGAGCACGCTGGAGAAGTGTAACCACAGTGAAGCCACGTGGGGCCGCGTGCCCAGCGACCCTTTCACGGGGGTAGCCTTTACTCCACACTCCCAGCCCCTGCCGCACCCCTCCCTGAAGGCCCGGATCGACCATTTCCTGCTCCAGCACTCCATCCCTGGCTGCCACCTGCTTGGGCGAGCACAGACTGCTTTGGCAGTGACCCCTTCTTCCATTGCTCTGCCGTCTCGGAAAAGGAAGATGGAGCAGGctgaacatgtcccagacagtaGCCTTGGTGTAAATGCTTCCTGTTTTTCTACCACAAGCCTTCTGGTCACACCCACTACCTCAGAGCACACTGCTAAGAAGATGAAAGCTGCCGGTGAGCTCGGGCTGGCGCACATGGACTGCTCCACAG GTCCAGTGTCCCATGAGCAGAAGCTGTCACAAAGCCTGGAAATTGCCTTGACATCGACACTTGGTTCCATGCCCTCCTTCACGGCGCGGCTGACCAGGGGACAGCTCCAGCACCTTGGCACAAGAGCGAGCGGCACTTCCTGGAGGCCGGGCACTGGCTCGG AGCAGCCTGGGAGCGTCCTGGGACCCGAGTGTGCCTCCTGCAAAAGAGTGTTTTCTCCCTACTTCAAAAAGGAGCCCATCTACCAGCTTCCCTGCGGCCACCTCCTGTGCCGGCCCTGCCTGGGTGAGAAGCAGCGCTCCCTGCCCATGACGTGCACAGCCTGCCAGCAGCCAGTCGCCAGTCAGGACGTGCTGCGGGTCCACTTCTGA
- the UBOX5 gene encoding RING finger protein 37 isoform X1, which yields MVINLCLPQFRPRIHCNKISADGYEVENLISEDLTKRSHGFRTEYFIKPPVYVTVSFPFNVEICRINVDLAAGGGQNVTGLEMYTSASSSRGSWTTPEGRTPGPAEPSIPDREAFTLVGKVFLKNQSQVVFNHRGFKARPPFGPMEATLPSPAVVAQELWNKGALSLNHVAHLKICITHVTGSGIPCIKRLEVWGQPARTCSQEVIDSVLLVAAESLPQDLAAQAPALPMESDCDPGSQQAPSSLQELAEVIRDVPEEFLDPITLEIMPRPMLLPSGKVIDQSTLEKCNHSEATWGRVPSDPFTGVAFTPHSQPLPHPSLKARIDHFLLQHSIPGCHLLGRAQTALAVTPSSIALPSRKRKMEQAEHVPDSSLGVNASCFSTTSLLVTPTTSEHTAKKMKAAGELGLAHMDCSTGPVSHEQKLSQSLEIALTSTLGSMPSFTARLTRGQLQHLGTRASGTSWRPGTGSEQPGSVLGPECASCKRVFSPYFKKEPIYQLPCGHLLCRPCLGEKQRSLPMTCTACQQPVASQDVLRVHF from the exons ATGGTAATAAATCTTTGCCTTCCACAGTTCAGACCAAGAATTCACTGCAACAAG ATATCAGCTGATGGCTATGAAGTAGAAAATCTCATCTCTGAAGACCTCACAAAGAGAAGTCATGGTTTTAGGACAGAGTATTTCATTAAGCCACCAGTCTATGTGACAGTTTCCTTTCCCTTCAATGTGGAAATCTGTAGGATTAACGTAGACCTTGCAGCTGGGGGAGGCCAGAATGTCACTGGCCTGGAAATGTACACGTCTGCCTCATCCAGCAGAGGTTCTTGGACTACCCCCGAGGGTCGGACTCCGGGCCCAGCCGAGCCCTCCATCCCGGACAGGGAGGCGTTCACCTTGGTCGGCAAAGTCTTTTTGAAAAACCAGAGCCAAGTGGTGTTTAACCACAGGGGGTTCAAGGCCAGGCCACCTTTTGGCCCAATGGAAGCCACACTCCCTTCCCCTGCTGTTGTGGCCCAGGAGCTCTGGAATAAAGGGGCTCTTTCCCTCAACCACGTGGCCCATCTCAAGATCTGTATCACCCACGTGACAGGCAGCGGTATCCCTTGCATCAAGCGGTTAGAAGTGTGGGGTCAGCCAGCCAGAACCTGCTCGCAGGAGGTAATAGACAGCGTCCTGCTGGTCGCCGCAGAGAGCCTCCCTCAGGACTTGGCTGCACAGGCCCCGGCCTTGCCCATGGAGAGTGACTGTGACCCTGGGAGCCAGCAGGCGCCCTCCAGCCTGCAGGAGCTGGCGGAAGTGATCCGGGACGTGCCTGAGGAGTTCCTGGATCCCATCACCCTGGAGATCATGCCTCGCCCCATGCTGCTGCCCTCAGGCAAGGTCATTGACCAGAGCACGCTGGAGAAGTGTAACCACAGTGAAGCCACGTGGGGCCGCGTGCCCAGCGACCCTTTCACGGGGGTAGCCTTTACTCCACACTCCCAGCCCCTGCCGCACCCCTCCCTGAAGGCCCGGATCGACCATTTCCTGCTCCAGCACTCCATCCCTGGCTGCCACCTGCTTGGGCGAGCACAGACTGCTTTGGCAGTGACCCCTTCTTCCATTGCTCTGCCGTCTCGGAAAAGGAAGATGGAGCAGGctgaacatgtcccagacagtaGCCTTGGTGTAAATGCTTCCTGTTTTTCTACCACAAGCCTTCTGGTCACACCCACTACCTCAGAGCACACTGCTAAGAAGATGAAAGCTGCCGGTGAGCTCGGGCTGGCGCACATGGACTGCTCCACAG GTCCAGTGTCCCATGAGCAGAAGCTGTCACAAAGCCTGGAAATTGCCTTGACATCGACACTTGGTTCCATGCCCTCCTTCACGGCGCGGCTGACCAGGGGACAGCTCCAGCACCTTGGCACAAGAGCGAGCGGCACTTCCTGGAGGCCGGGCACTGGCTCGG AGCAGCCTGGGAGCGTCCTGGGACCCGAGTGTGCCTCCTGCAAAAGAGTGTTTTCTCCCTACTTCAAAAAGGAGCCCATCTACCAGCTTCCCTGCGGCCACCTCCTGTGCCGGCCCTGCCTGGGTGAGAAGCAGCGCTCCCTGCCCATGACGTGCACAGCCTGCCAGCAGCCAGTCGCCAGTCAGGACGTGCTGCGGGTCCACTTCTGA
- the UBOX5 gene encoding RING finger protein 37 isoform X3 codes for MVINLCLPQFRPRIHCNKISADGYEVENLISEDLTKRSHGFRTEYFIKPPVYVTVSFPFNVEICRINVDLAAGGGQNVTGLEMYTSASSSRGSWTTPEGRTPGPAEPSIPDREAFTLVGKVFLKNQSQVVFNHRGFKARPPFGPMEATLPSPAVVAQELWNKGALSLNHVAHLKICITHVTGSGIPCIKRLEVWGQPARTCSQEVIDSVLLVAAESLPQDLAAQAPALPMESDCDPGSQQAPSSLQELAEVIRDVPEEFLDPITLEIMPRPMLLPSGKVIDQSTLEKCNHSEATWGRVPSDPFTGVAFTPHSQPLPHPSLKARIDHFLLQHSIPGCHLLGRAQTALAVTPSSIALPSRKRKMEQAEHVPDSSLGVNASCFSTTSLLVTPTTSEHTAKKMKAAGELGLAHMDCSTEQPGSVLGPECASCKRVFSPYFKKEPIYQLPCGHLLCRPCLGEKQRSLPMTCTACQQPVASQDVLRVHF; via the exons ATGGTAATAAATCTTTGCCTTCCACAGTTCAGACCAAGAATTCACTGCAACAAG ATATCAGCTGATGGCTATGAAGTAGAAAATCTCATCTCTGAAGACCTCACAAAGAGAAGTCATGGTTTTAGGACAGAGTATTTCATTAAGCCACCAGTCTATGTGACAGTTTCCTTTCCCTTCAATGTGGAAATCTGTAGGATTAACGTAGACCTTGCAGCTGGGGGAGGCCAGAATGTCACTGGCCTGGAAATGTACACGTCTGCCTCATCCAGCAGAGGTTCTTGGACTACCCCCGAGGGTCGGACTCCGGGCCCAGCCGAGCCCTCCATCCCGGACAGGGAGGCGTTCACCTTGGTCGGCAAAGTCTTTTTGAAAAACCAGAGCCAAGTGGTGTTTAACCACAGGGGGTTCAAGGCCAGGCCACCTTTTGGCCCAATGGAAGCCACACTCCCTTCCCCTGCTGTTGTGGCCCAGGAGCTCTGGAATAAAGGGGCTCTTTCCCTCAACCACGTGGCCCATCTCAAGATCTGTATCACCCACGTGACAGGCAGCGGTATCCCTTGCATCAAGCGGTTAGAAGTGTGGGGTCAGCCAGCCAGAACCTGCTCGCAGGAGGTAATAGACAGCGTCCTGCTGGTCGCCGCAGAGAGCCTCCCTCAGGACTTGGCTGCACAGGCCCCGGCCTTGCCCATGGAGAGTGACTGTGACCCTGGGAGCCAGCAGGCGCCCTCCAGCCTGCAGGAGCTGGCGGAAGTGATCCGGGACGTGCCTGAGGAGTTCCTGGATCCCATCACCCTGGAGATCATGCCTCGCCCCATGCTGCTGCCCTCAGGCAAGGTCATTGACCAGAGCACGCTGGAGAAGTGTAACCACAGTGAAGCCACGTGGGGCCGCGTGCCCAGCGACCCTTTCACGGGGGTAGCCTTTACTCCACACTCCCAGCCCCTGCCGCACCCCTCCCTGAAGGCCCGGATCGACCATTTCCTGCTCCAGCACTCCATCCCTGGCTGCCACCTGCTTGGGCGAGCACAGACTGCTTTGGCAGTGACCCCTTCTTCCATTGCTCTGCCGTCTCGGAAAAGGAAGATGGAGCAGGctgaacatgtcccagacagtaGCCTTGGTGTAAATGCTTCCTGTTTTTCTACCACAAGCCTTCTGGTCACACCCACTACCTCAGAGCACACTGCTAAGAAGATGAAAGCTGCCGGTGAGCTCGGGCTGGCGCACATGGACTGCTCCACAG AGCAGCCTGGGAGCGTCCTGGGACCCGAGTGTGCCTCCTGCAAAAGAGTGTTTTCTCCCTACTTCAAAAAGGAGCCCATCTACCAGCTTCCCTGCGGCCACCTCCTGTGCCGGCCCTGCCTGGGTGAGAAGCAGCGCTCCCTGCCCATGACGTGCACAGCCTGCCAGCAGCCAGTCGCCAGTCAGGACGTGCTGCGGGTCCACTTCTGA
- the UBOX5 gene encoding RING finger protein 37 isoform X2, which yields MVINLCLPQFRPRIHCNKISADGYEVENLISEDLTKRSHGFRTEYFIKPPVYVTVSFPFNVEICRINVDLAAGGGQNVTGLEMYTSASSSRGSWTTPEGRTPGPAEPSIPDREAFTLVGKVFLKNQSQVVFNHRGFKARPPFGPMEATLPSPAVVAQELWNKGALSLNHVAHLKICITHVTGSGIPCIKRLEVWGQPARTCSQEVIDSVLLVAAESLPQDLAAQAPALPMESDCDPGSQQAPSSLQELAEVIRDVPEEFLDPITLEIMPRPMLLPSGKVIDQSTLEKCNHSEATWGRVPSDPFTGVAFTPHSQPLPHPSLKARIDHFLLQHSIPGCHLLGRAQTALAVTPSSIALPSRKRKMEQAEHVPDSSLGVNASCFSTTSLLVTPTTSEHTAKKMKAAGELGLAHMDCSTGPVSHEQKLSQSLEIALTSTLGSMPSFTARLTRGQLQHLGTRASGTSWRPGTGSAWERPGTRVCLLQKSVFSLLQKGAHLPASLRPPPVPALPG from the exons ATGGTAATAAATCTTTGCCTTCCACAGTTCAGACCAAGAATTCACTGCAACAAG ATATCAGCTGATGGCTATGAAGTAGAAAATCTCATCTCTGAAGACCTCACAAAGAGAAGTCATGGTTTTAGGACAGAGTATTTCATTAAGCCACCAGTCTATGTGACAGTTTCCTTTCCCTTCAATGTGGAAATCTGTAGGATTAACGTAGACCTTGCAGCTGGGGGAGGCCAGAATGTCACTGGCCTGGAAATGTACACGTCTGCCTCATCCAGCAGAGGTTCTTGGACTACCCCCGAGGGTCGGACTCCGGGCCCAGCCGAGCCCTCCATCCCGGACAGGGAGGCGTTCACCTTGGTCGGCAAAGTCTTTTTGAAAAACCAGAGCCAAGTGGTGTTTAACCACAGGGGGTTCAAGGCCAGGCCACCTTTTGGCCCAATGGAAGCCACACTCCCTTCCCCTGCTGTTGTGGCCCAGGAGCTCTGGAATAAAGGGGCTCTTTCCCTCAACCACGTGGCCCATCTCAAGATCTGTATCACCCACGTGACAGGCAGCGGTATCCCTTGCATCAAGCGGTTAGAAGTGTGGGGTCAGCCAGCCAGAACCTGCTCGCAGGAGGTAATAGACAGCGTCCTGCTGGTCGCCGCAGAGAGCCTCCCTCAGGACTTGGCTGCACAGGCCCCGGCCTTGCCCATGGAGAGTGACTGTGACCCTGGGAGCCAGCAGGCGCCCTCCAGCCTGCAGGAGCTGGCGGAAGTGATCCGGGACGTGCCTGAGGAGTTCCTGGATCCCATCACCCTGGAGATCATGCCTCGCCCCATGCTGCTGCCCTCAGGCAAGGTCATTGACCAGAGCACGCTGGAGAAGTGTAACCACAGTGAAGCCACGTGGGGCCGCGTGCCCAGCGACCCTTTCACGGGGGTAGCCTTTACTCCACACTCCCAGCCCCTGCCGCACCCCTCCCTGAAGGCCCGGATCGACCATTTCCTGCTCCAGCACTCCATCCCTGGCTGCCACCTGCTTGGGCGAGCACAGACTGCTTTGGCAGTGACCCCTTCTTCCATTGCTCTGCCGTCTCGGAAAAGGAAGATGGAGCAGGctgaacatgtcccagacagtaGCCTTGGTGTAAATGCTTCCTGTTTTTCTACCACAAGCCTTCTGGTCACACCCACTACCTCAGAGCACACTGCTAAGAAGATGAAAGCTGCCGGTGAGCTCGGGCTGGCGCACATGGACTGCTCCACAG GTCCAGTGTCCCATGAGCAGAAGCTGTCACAAAGCCTGGAAATTGCCTTGACATCGACACTTGGTTCCATGCCCTCCTTCACGGCGCGGCTGACCAGGGGACAGCTCCAGCACCTTGGCACAAGAGCGAGCGGCACTTCCTGGAGGCCGGGCACTGGCTCGG CCTGGGAGCGTCCTGGGACCCGAGTGTGCCTCCTGCAAAAGAGTGTTTTCTCCCTACTTCAAAAAGGAGCCCATCTACCAGCTTCCCTGCGGCCACCTCCTGTGCCGGCCCTGCCTGGGTGA